The DNA window CGATTACCGCAGCCGGCTGATGGCAACGCTGTTTTATGAGCCATCGACGCGGACCCGCTTTTCATTTGAAGCGGCCATGCACCGGCTGGGCGGGCGTGTGATTTCAACAGAAAACGCGGCAGAGTTTTCATCGGTGGCGAAAGGCGAAACGCTGGAAGACACCATTCGAATTATGAACGGATATGTGGATGTGATTGTTCTGCGCCATAGCGAGGTGGGAACGTCAAAGCGTGCGGCAGCCGTCTCGCGGGTCCCTATCATTAATGCCGGCGACGGTGTGGGCCAGCATCCGACCCAGGCACTGCTTGACCTTTACACAATCCATAAGGAGATCGGTTCCATTGACGGGCTGAAGATCGCCATGGTGGGAGACCTTGCTCAGGGGCGCACGGTCCGTTCGCTGGCGTACCTGCTGAGCAAGTTCAGGGACACCAAAATGTACTTTGTCGCCCCACCACTGCTGAAAATGAAAGAAGACATCCTGGAGCACCTGCGGGAGCACGGGTCATGGTTTACCGAGGAAACCACGCTGGACCGTGTGCTTCCGGAAGTAGACGTGGTCTACCAGACCCGGGTCCAGAAAGAACGGTTTGGAGACCGGATCGCAGATTATGAGAGTTGCCGCGGAATTTACATCATCAACCAGAATTCACTCCGGTTAATGAAACCCAATGCCATCATCATGCACCCGCTTCCCCGTCTTGAGGAAATCGCCATGGAAGTAGACCAGGACCGCCGCGCGGCCTATTTTCGCCAGGCCCAAAATGGGTTGTTCGTCCGTATGGCATTGCTGACGGCGCTGCTGAGCAAATAGATTGTGGAAAAAATTCTGGATTTTGTCATTCCTTGAGCCTGCAAAGCAATGAGATGTTTCCACCAAGACCGGGCCCCGAAACCCTGTTTGCTTTAGAGTCAACCCCAATCGAAAAAACATCGGGCTGTCCCCGGAATACCAAAATACACAGACTGTGATTGATTAAATAGTCTAATTGTATCAATAAGCTACAGCCATTGGTAACCTGCATATTATTGCCTGTGGAACTCAGGTACTAGCACTGCCGTACTCTTGTCTGACCTAGTTAACATCCAGTACTCTTGGGCGAGAGGGGCGGTGTGTCACTCAGGGGAGAGACAAGGGAGGAGAAGTACTATGGGGATTGGTGAACGGATCAAAGAGCTGAGGGAGCAGAAACACCTGTCTCAAGGTGATATCGAGGAGAGAACTGGACTGCTGCGATGCTACATTTCGCGTGTTGAGAACGGCCACACGGTCCCTTCGCTGGAGACGCTCGAAAGGTTTGCAGGCGCTCTGGATGTGCCTCTTTACAAGCTTTTTTACTATGACGAGGGTACACCGGAAGAGTGCGATTTTGCCGCATCTGACATGACGCTTGAACGTCTGGCCCAGGAGGGAGGCACGGCGGGGGCAGAAGCAAGGTTCCTGTTGAAACTGAGGAGCCTCCAGCCGCGGCTTTCGCCCACTGACCGGGACGTCTTGCTGACGCTTGCCAAGAAGTTGGCAGAGCGGCCGGTACCGACTACCAGATAAACCGAGCTCAGGCGGCCCACCGCGACAGGCAAAGCTTTTGCCACGTGCCTGGGCGGGGGTTTCGCTGGGCTGCTTTTGCTGTTAGGTTCTCTCACCTGATACTTTCCGCAACAACTTGCCCTGCAAAACCTTCAATTAACAACCTCCGCTGAGCCGGCCCTTAATATCCTGCAATTCCGGAGGCAACCGTCAGGTGGCTCGTAAAAGGGCCTGTTTCAGACTTCGTCGCACCCATCCATCAGAAAAACTGGTCCAAATGCCTTAAAATAGCTAAATATGTAGAGCGAGCTTGCGGAAGGCAATCGGGAAGGGTTGGGAAGTCTACTGTGCTCAAGATCATGCTGCGACAACTTCTGCATCATCCGGTGCGGATGCTTCTCTCCATGATCATGATCAGCGTGGCGCTGCTTCTGGGGTTAGTGATCAAGGGGTTGTCAAACGGGCTGATGCAGGAAAAGATCCACCGGACGGAAGGGATTGGAGCGGATTTGATGATTCAGCCGCCTCATTCTTCCTACATCCTGGGCCTGGGAGGAAACGTGATGCCCGACGCGCTCGCGCAGAAGATCGCGGAGGTCGAGGGGGTGCAGGCGGCAACGCCTACCGCAACCAACGTCAGCTTCACCAACCGCCTGGAAACTATATTTGGCATCGACCTGCCCAGCTTTAATCGGGTGACGGGAGGCTTTGTATACCTGGAGGGTGGGCCGTTTTCAGGCCCCTACACAGCCCTCGTGGATGACGTCTACACACGGACTCATAATGTGCATTTGGGCAGCACTCTGAACATTCTGGATCACCGCTTCACGGTTAGCGGAGTGGTCGAGCACGGTAAGGGCGCGCGGGTCTTTGTGCCTCTCAAAACAATCCAGGATCTGTTGGCTCCGGGGAAATGTGCGGTAATATTTGTAAAATGCGCGCCGCGAAGCCTGGACGGGGAAGTGGAAAAGCGGCTTCGCGAGTTTGCCGGCGGAGCGTTGAAGGATTATCAGATCACGCGCATGAGCGACCTTGCTACGCTGATCACGCCCTCATCGTTCCTGGGTTTGCAGCAGTTCCTGCTGGTGATTGTAATGTTTGCCGGGGTCATCAATTTTCTGGTGATTTTTCTGGCGCTTTACGTCCAGGTGCTTGGGCAGACACGCGAACTGGGGATTCTTCGCGCGCTGGGAGCCAGCCGCCGTTACATGTTGAGGTTGTTCCTGGGTGAGGCCTGCCTGCTGTGCCTGCTTGGAGGAGGGCTTTCTTTGGTTCTCTACTTCCTAACCAGGACGATTGTATTGTCCATTTATCCTGCGCTTCATTTTATGTTGCCTGTGGGATCGGTCCTGCGGGTGGCGTTGATTGCACTGGCCAGTGCCGTGCTGGGAGGCGCCTACCCGGCCTACCGCGCGAGCGCCTGCGAGCCGATTGCAGCACTTGCTTATGAATAGTGGGACTCGAATTGATGACGGCGTGGCGCCAAGCCTGATCGAGGCGCGCATGCTGACCAAGATTTACGGCGGCGCAACCGGCGCTCCGCCTGCTGTGAATGCGCTGAATTTGAAAATTCCCGCCGGACAGTTTGCAGCTATCATGGGGCCTTCCGGGTCTGGCAAATCGACTCTTCTTTACCTGATTGCAGGTTTGGCGGAGCCGACCGGCGGTGAAGTATTGATCGGCGGCGTTTCTGTCTCATCGCTCAAGGACACTGCCCGGGCCCGAATGCGCAACACCCGGATTGGGTTTGTCTTCCAGCGGTTTAATCTGCTGGGCTTCCTTTCTGCGAGGGACAATATCGAGGCCCCGCGTCTGATGGGCTGGAAGCCGAAACGCCCTCCCAAATCGATGGAAAGCCTTCTGGCGGCTGTAGGGTTGGAAAGAAAACGGCTGCGGAAAGTGAGCGAATTGTCCGCAGGCGAGCAACAGCGCGTTGCCATCGCACGGGCCCTGATTAACAATCCGGACATTCTGCTGGCTGACGAACCGACGGGGAACCTGGATTCCAGGAATGCCGAAGCGGTGCTGGATCTGCTGCTGAGGCTGAAGGCGGACCTGGGCCTGACTATTGTGATGGTGACTCACAATCCTGAGGTTGCGCTGAGCGCGGACCGGGTTATTCAAATGAAAGATGGAAGCGTGGAACGGGAAGTGATGACGGACGAAATTGAACCGTCGTCTGAATGGATCCAGAGGCTTGAAGGCCGCTTTCCACGCTGAATCCGGTGGAAATTCTGTTCGCATGACGGTTTTTGCAGCATGGGGGTTTTATATTGAACCTGTTACTGGAGGTGTTTCTATGCGCCGCATCCCTGGCGCTATGCTGGCGATCCTTTTCCTGACGTTGATTTCTTTTGCCGGGCAGCGCGTAAAAGTGAGGAAGGCGCATTTCGATCTGAAAGAAGCGCCGAACGTGTTTCTGGTTACTTTTGACACGACGCGGGCCGACCATCTGTCCTGTTACGGGTACGTCCGGAGGACCTCGCCGACCATTGACAATCTGGCGGCGCATGGGGTCCTGTTTGAGAACGCCTACACGGCCATTCCCC is part of the Acidobacteriota bacterium genome and encodes:
- a CDS encoding FtsX-like permease family protein, translated to MLKIMLRQLLHHPVRMLLSMIMISVALLLGLVIKGLSNGLMQEKIHRTEGIGADLMIQPPHSSYILGLGGNVMPDALAQKIAEVEGVQAATPTATNVSFTNRLETIFGIDLPSFNRVTGGFVYLEGGPFSGPYTALVDDVYTRTHNVHLGSTLNILDHRFTVSGVVEHGKGARVFVPLKTIQDLLAPGKCAVIFVKCAPRSLDGEVEKRLREFAGGALKDYQITRMSDLATLITPSSFLGLQQFLLVIVMFAGVINFLVIFLALYVQVLGQTRELGILRALGASRRYMLRLFLGEACLLCLLGGGLSLVLYFLTRTIVLSIYPALHFMLPVGSVLRVALIALASAVLGGAYPAYRASACEPIAALAYE
- a CDS encoding helix-turn-helix domain-containing protein, translated to MGIGERIKELREQKHLSQGDIEERTGLLRCYISRVENGHTVPSLETLERFAGALDVPLYKLFYYDEGTPEECDFAASDMTLERLAQEGGTAGAEARFLLKLRSLQPRLSPTDRDVLLTLAKKLAERPVPTTR
- the pyrB gene encoding aspartate carbamoyltransferase yields the protein MGPMKLHHVIEAQQFDLPMINHLFEVAAEMEKLVARGGTDDYRSRLMATLFYEPSTRTRFSFEAAMHRLGGRVISTENAAEFSSVAKGETLEDTIRIMNGYVDVIVLRHSEVGTSKRAAAVSRVPIINAGDGVGQHPTQALLDLYTIHKEIGSIDGLKIAMVGDLAQGRTVRSLAYLLSKFRDTKMYFVAPPLLKMKEDILEHLREHGSWFTEETTLDRVLPEVDVVYQTRVQKERFGDRIADYESCRGIYIINQNSLRLMKPNAIIMHPLPRLEEIAMEVDQDRRAAYFRQAQNGLFVRMALLTALLSK
- a CDS encoding ABC transporter ATP-binding protein, which encodes MNSGTRIDDGVAPSLIEARMLTKIYGGATGAPPAVNALNLKIPAGQFAAIMGPSGSGKSTLLYLIAGLAEPTGGEVLIGGVSVSSLKDTARARMRNTRIGFVFQRFNLLGFLSARDNIEAPRLMGWKPKRPPKSMESLLAAVGLERKRLRKVSELSAGEQQRVAIARALINNPDILLADEPTGNLDSRNAEAVLDLLLRLKADLGLTIVMVTHNPEVALSADRVIQMKDGSVEREVMTDEIEPSSEWIQRLEGRFPR